The Glycine max cultivar Williams 82 chromosome 3, Glycine_max_v4.0, whole genome shotgun sequence sequence GTATGTATATCTAGAGTAATCGTctatgaatgatataaaatattgttgaccATTCCATGAAGGTATATGAAATGACCCACAAATGTATGTATGTATCAATTCCAAGACGTCTGTAACCCTATATGCActtaatttcttgcttttggTCTGTTTACCTTTAATGCATTCAACATAAACATCAAAGCTTGTGAAATCAATGGAATCCAAGATTTTGTTTGACATAAGTCGTTCAATTCTGTtcttagaaatgtgacctaagcgCTTATGTCATAATGCTCCTAAGTTTGTATTATCAATTCTACGCTTACTACCACACAATTCTGCATTAAAGGATTAACCATAGGAAGCTACAGTATCAAGTAAATATAGATTATCATTAACCAAGAGTGAACCAGTTCCaataatatcttaattaaaagaCAACCTAAAcacattatttccaaatgaacacaAATAACCCAATTTTTCCAAATAAGAAACTGAAAACAAATTCCGTCTAAATGAAGATACAACAAAAGTGTCTTTCAAATCCAAGTAAAAACCAgtacataataataatctaaaatgcCCTATAGCTTCCAGCTCTACCGATTTACCATCTCCAACATAGATCCATCTTTCATAATCAATTGGCTTTCGGTAGCTTAGGCAACCCTTTATTGAAACATTGATGTTAGTAGTGACACCAAAATCTGACCACCAAGTGTTTCTAGGTACTGAAGCTAAATTGACCTCAGAACACACCAAAGTAAGAAACATACCCTTCTTTGCACGCCCAAGATGATATTTGGTTCATTTCTTCTTTAAATGTCCTGGCTTACTACAAAAGAAACAGTTGTCAccttgattttgtttcttttgtgttgGACCCTTAGCAGCTTCATTCTTGGGCTCctcaattctttttcttttgccctTGTCTTTAAAGGTACTCATAACATGAGCACTTTCAGTCCTTTCTTGCTTCAACATTTCCTCTTCTTGCACACAATATGAAATCAGCTCATTAAGAGACCATTTCTCCTTCTGACagttataagatattttaaccTGACTAAACTGTGAAGGTAGAGAAATTAGCTCTAAATGAATAAGATAGCTCAAGCTTTAGTGCTCTTAATTTTGAAGCAATATTTGacattcccataatttcataatgtattccCTGACATTTCCTTTACCTTGATACTTCATGGAAATCAAGTTCTGAATGAGAGTACTTGTTTCTGCCTTATTGCCTTTTTCAAAGTGCTTTTCAATTTCAGCAAGGAATTCTTTGGCACTAGTTATATCATCTGAAACAGTACCCCAAAAGACCTCAAGAATGCCACACTTAATGATCATAAGACTCGTGCGATTTGAGTGATCCTACTTCTCATGAGAAGAATATTTCTCAATCCTTAATGCAAGGTCTAGATCCATGCAGCCAAGAACAATTTGCATGTTCTCTTTCCAGTCCTTAAAATCCGGAACTGAATTCAGATTAGCAGACATAGAAGCAACAActgaaaagatcaaaacaaataatacaataaGCTCACATAACACTCATCAATGCATTTAAAATAGTGATATATCTCATCTCAAGATATCTAGAGCACCGTTAATATCAAGTCTTTGGACAATGACATTAATTGCTAGTGATATCCTTGTTGTAATGTTCAAACATTGATAATAAAAGCATATCAAATAACAAACCCAATATTTTGATGTGACTTATCATTCACATGTAAAACCTCATAATTATCACACGTTTAACATCACAAATGTGTATGTAACTTAGTTGGATGGTAAGTTTCCTTTGGGGCAATCACCATTCATATAAATAATCACACACGTTAATATTTAACATTTCTCATGAACAATCTACACAAGAGAGGTAACTTTGGTGATATCTTGATTCAATTAGCTCATTTaaatgctaaataattaaaatgacaaaCCATAACCGAATTTTAAACATTGATGcaccaaatccaaaattaaaatgtttcttgagtaaattattttaactttatttattttaaattttagaagcctatgattattattttaatatactgcAGAGGCCTCTAAAAGTAAGAACAAACACATAAATGATGCATTTAAATTTACACCTATTATTCCACATGAAATATGTACATGGTACTCATAAAATGCATAACCTATTAACACATCAAACGGCTATGCCTACACTGTTTTGCAGTGTTACTCTACATGTGTTACATTGATTTCTTGTTACCAAGTATCATTTACTACTTGTGAATTttaatggaatgatgatgaaaggtTGATGAGAAGATTGGTTTTATGATCTTCCAAATGTAGAGagcccttttcttttctttctctgaaTTTTTTCTTCTAACGGGATAAAGAGAAATTATAGGCGTTGCTCTCTACAAATGGGGACCATAACCCTTTATATTGGTAACTACCATCAGtccaaatttgataattataatttggcccctcatcaaattataatatcactgATGGTATCTACACAATTAGCCTTTCATAACATATATGCCCTTAGCCatacttttatattgattagaccACTTTAATATTTTGGCTAATTATATAATGGCcctaactcattcaattatgtgatatatatatatatatatgtatatatgtatgaccCAAAATTGCTAACAGAGTCGTCTATCATAGGCCTTCACCAGGGCCTGCGCCAGGTCGCTCACCTTCATCGCCATGAAGTTGTCGAAGTCATCCTTTAGCTTTTACCGTGACTTCTCATCTCCAATGTCCTCTGCCACGCTCAATCCACGAAACCCCAATCCGAGCCGTAGAGGATGCTCTTGGGATGCACATGCAGAAGGATCACAACATCGCCTAGTCATAGGAGGATCATGCTCGTGCCGAGCTTGAACCATAACAGGGCCTCCGAGGGGGGAGCAAGAAGGAGTCTACTTTGTCAAAGAAAGGGTCGTCGGTATGGCTAGAAAGATGAGTTAGGGTCAAAGAAGAGGGAGAGATGAATTGGAGAAGAAGAGTTGGgagaaaacattttttgtttttttttaatttcaaagatGGGTTTTAAAAAGCCTTAGAACACTTGTTTCTAAGATAGTTTTTATAACATCGTCATGAAACACTtgatttttaagatgatttttataaaattgtcattaaaatgattcaataatttacaaaaaatactACCAAGTTTTGGACGatgacaattttgaaaatactGTCTTGGATTTAATGTCGTTAAAAtcacttttgtagtagtgaaggTACCAGATTTCAGTCTCAACTTCATAGAAAAGTCCTTGAATATAATTTGGAAACTGAGAGGCACGATGAAAATGGAAATCGAGAGAGGTGGGCTTCTATAACATGAAAAATCTAAAAGAACATCTTTCAATACATTtggcaaacaaaaaaaaaaccacccaaatataaaatttacaaccaaaactaatgctaaacaaacacaaaataacaTAGAAATCTTCAAAAATAACATTAGAACCACATTTGACAATAACACGTCCATTAATAATGATCACCACAATGGAAGTCGAAATCAAAGTTGATGGCTTTAATAAATCGACATCAACTTCCTttgaatgattttgaaattgaataatCATAATAGGGAAGTCTATACTCAAACACCAATGATTAAACACCTTGGTGACAATAAAGGAGGTCGAAatcaacttttatttatttcaatacccatggttaaaaaaatatttgtatccaACCTCATACTCATACAGATAGCAACTTTAACTCATAAGCCAATGCTGTATTATGTTAAATTGTACATTGGTACTTAATACTTACTCTCACTCTTATTAGTTGATCTTCCAAATCTGATCTAGGTCATAGGgactaattttataataaaaaaataattaattactcatttggtctATATATCTAgacattttttaagttttagtccgtacatttaaaaactattaattttagCTACTTTCTATACAACTTATAGGATTGATGTAGTGCTCTAAGGTCTCACTACGTTCATATCTTCACGAATGATCTATTTAACAAAAGAGTTCATGCTCGATTCTCTTGTATGTAAAATTTTTTTGGACCAACGACAAACACATATCATGAGCAAAATTAATCTCTGagtcaagatgaaaaaaaaaaaaacttcctaCACATACACTTTTTAACTCATGTAAGTCTTATACATATACTCTTAATCCATTTTAGCCCTTGCAATTTTGGACAACAGgctaaaacaattaaaaagtaCATGTAGAAAATATACGagcaattttttagttatatggactaaaattaagtatataggactaaataaataattttttaataatttctaaaagttttgtttttattcatatgatattttttttgttaattcttaatttgtttatttatttgtttcctGAAAGTTGCATCGTTGTTCTAGCTGCACTTAaacgttatatatatatatatatatatatatatatatatatatatatatccattttttttggggggggggggggcataTAGCCACTTAATTCTTACGAAATACTAAACCATTATTTTTTGGATCAAGTGAAAAGTTTACTAATCAATCTGGACATGATGTGTATCTTGCTTTATCTGCAAGAGTCAAACATAGATAGAAGATTTACAATATTTACACACTGTTCAACGTAGAAGTTGACAATGTTTGATTCTTTGCAGTTTAATAATAGGTGACTAATAAAAGAAGGCTAAATTTAGTCGGCAATTACCTTGATGTTCGAAGTATATAATATGCAAATTTCATGTGCCCAGTGGACTAGTGTGCATAGGATAAATATAGAATGGTACTCAACGAGAATaggaattaaaatcaaaatatactaTAACTAACGGTAAAGGAcagaataatataattaagacTATAAAAAAACCAAGTTGgaataatttagttatattaattattacagCTTTCTAAAACAGAGAGTTTATCTCAATTAattgaacaaaatatttaaatattataaatatttttatatttattttttattcttatcgataaaaaaaaaaaaaaacattacagcTTTCCGAAGAACTAGACAATTAGCTGTTTATTGATCTTTTCATATACATTAACCCATCAATCTTTCATAAACAAACACCATTGAAATTAAAGCACCAAGCCAAGTAAAATCCAAGATCTAAGGAAATGAGAACTCACTTAGTAGTAGTTTCTGTTCCTGTTATTAGCCATCAAATAGCAATTTCTGAATTCTGCAAGAGACTCCTTCAGCTCCATCCCACCATTAGAATCACCTTCATCATTCCAGTGCTAGAGTCTCTTCCAAATGCCTCCAAATCCATCATTGTTTCTCTTTCAGCCCTAGACATAGAAACCATTACTCTTCCTCCAGTGAACTTGCCACAAGAGATCACTGTTCCAGCTCTCAAACTTCCACTTGCAATGTCTCTTTCTCTGCCTTCTATCCATGATGCATTGAAGTCAATCACGTCAACTTCACACGTTGTTGCTATAGTTGCAGATTATTTTGCCTATGAACTGCTCCCATTTGCTAAGGAACTTAAGATTTTATCATACGTATTTTTTCCTACAGCGGCAACAATAATTTCGCTTTGTTTACATTCATCAACGCTGCATGAAACAATTTCTTGTGAATACAAAGAGCTGCAAGAACCAATCAAGATCCCAGGTACGAGCAAATTTTTAGAGTACTCTTTTGAAACTTctgacagttttttttttttttttttttttataaaaaaaaattacatttgagTCATAACTACTATTCATTAGGAATAAGATTTTTTTGGAATGAAGACATATCTATTGaggattgaaaatattttcctaaGTTTTGGGACAATGATGCAATACAGGTCTGAAAAAATGATCGGGTCGATGACATTAtttgcttcaaattttaatttctttattacttAGATATTATAAATCATGTATATAAATAAGACTAAACCTACCTACTTTTCAAAaagattgaaataataattttcttaaagaaaaaacattatgtGAGTTAAATTTTCTCTAATTCTTTAATATATAACCATGAACTTATCAAGATTAGTCCAACTTGTGGGGTTCAATCCTTTTATAACTTAGGTTCCTTGTTGCAAGACGTTTACGTTTATGGATCTAAGATTTTCTTTACTCTGAATATTATATCAAAGTTGGCGGTTAccaaacattattattattattattattagtattattattattattattattattattattattatacactcCTTATTTTTACTCACGTTCTTATGCTTTGATAAATATCAAGTTGCAATTGATTTATATCAATTAAGATTCTTTCTTGGTTAGAACAAAAATCTTAATCCATTGCTCATCAAAGAAGAACCTTGGCTTAGATCAATTGCAACTTACTCATATAATCGGTCCAATAATTTCTCTACATCACATTAGACAAATTCATAGGTAAGCCTGCCTTGACCCgctaaatttttaagataaattatttataaactttaactttcattataaaaatatacagtcgcataaataatattttattaatgtaaccatttatgttaatattttttaataagtttgtaatttttattctcTTGTATCTTTTTTTCTGGATCTTTTCCGGCTAGGTTGTATACCAATTCACGGTAGGGATCTACCAACCTCACTTCAGGATAGGTCAAGCGAAAATTACAAGCATTTTCTTCTACGGTCCAAAGCACTACGTCTTGCTGATGGTATCTTGGTCAATAGCTTTGTGGAATTGGAAGCTAGGGCATTCAAAGCCATGATGGAAGAAAGCAAGAGTAACCCTTCAGTGTACATGGTAGGACctattgtaaaaaatgtttgtgacaccACTcacaataataatactaataataatatcaatggGTCACATTGTTTAGCATGGTTAGATGAGCAAACACCTAACTCTGTGGTGTTTGTCTCATTTGGTAGTGGGGGCACAATCTCTCAACACCAAATGAATGAGCTAGCATTGGGATTGGAACAAAGTTCCCAAAAGTTTGTGTGGGTTGTGAGAGAACCAAATGACTTACCTAGTGCTAATTATTTTGGAGGTTCCTCATTAGGACAAGACCCTTTGAGTTTTCTACCAAATGAGTTTATGGAGAGGACCAAAGGCCAAGGTTTGGTGATTCCATTTTGGGCACCCCAAGTTGAGATCCTTGGTCACAAAGCTATTGGTGCATTCCTTACTCAATGTGGTTGGTTTTCTACCCTTGAGTCTGTGGTGAATGGGGTGCCAATAATAGTTTGGCCACTCTTTGCTGAGCAGAGAATGATTGCAACAATTCTAGTTGATGACCTCAAAGTGGCTATAAGGCCAAAGGCTAATGAGAGTGGCATTGTGGAAAGGTGTGAAGTTGCCAAAGTGGTGAAGAGCTTATTGGTTGGTAATGAAGGAATGAGAATTCGTAATAGAATGGAAGTGATGCAAGATGCTGGTGCTAgtgcaattaaaaataatggatTTTCCACAACAACATTGTCTCAATTGGCCACAAAATGGAAGAATATGGGAGGCTGCAAGTAAAATATTTCATGATATTTCTGCAAATATGACTGTTGTTTTTCTTTACGTTGTTCTTTGCTAATTGTAACTTCCGCATAAATAATTGAAGAGAAATCCTATTTGTCACGAAAATAAATTGGACGAATGCAATACACCCCTTCCCATACTTCACTCACTCCTCCTCCAGCCCGGTCTTCCAGTTAGGAAGTTaggaaatggtttttttttttttttttcttgtaaaattcGAAGACAATATTAAAGGATTTATAACACTCACCTATcatattcaatcaattaaactaaattCCTTTAATAAAAGTGTGGAAAAAGAATATTCACAAGAATTGGTTTGTCTTAAGAGTGGTTCTACATACTGTGATTGCTTCATTAAAGAACTCCTGCAAAGGAAAAATAAGAACCATTCCCATGGAATAAGAACTCATCAAAGATAAAGCAAAAGAGACGatcttaattaaaagaaaaaaatactaaaattcttACATTTAATGTAACATGATaggatttcaaaaaataaattaagaattcaagaaaaaaagtaCACTATTCAAGATACTTCAAgacttaaatgattttttacacTATTCATGATACTTCAAgacttaaatgattttttttttgttttggaaggcaaatatgaatttgtattaggcttaattacaaattttacaatcaaacttttaatattttataaattttactacTCATGtcttattttttacaaatattatcACTcaactttcataatttttacgAATTTTAccacttaaatttttttcaacgaattttatcatctaatttttaatattttacaaattttatcatccaaattatttatttttgcatattttattattatgttagtaACAAAACGATGTAAAAagtcattttctaaatttttgtaCATCGGTTATGgttataatcaatataaaaaagtgACTTTCTACATTAATTATAGTTATAACCAATgcaaaaagttatttttctaCATTTGATATAATTACAATCGATGTCAAACATCAAAATCATCTATTTTTGGTAAATAGTTTTCGAAACCACCTAGTTcgatatataattttacaaaatcaccaaatttggtattaaaaaaaatccatcagCAATAGTAAAACACgcaaaaattgaaaacttaGATAGTAAAATTCGCAAAAATAAAACTTGGATACTAAGGGGGTATTtgatttggttgttttctgttttcattttcactgaaaatagaaaatggtgatggaaatgtgtttggttggatttctgttttcattttcagttaaaatattttcccaaacgaaccaaaaattggaaacaataaaatcttgtTTTTAGTTAAAACCAGGAACCTCAAAATGAAAATGCAGTGacaatgaatataattttaaacaaatctgaaaatacattttcttttgaaaacgcATTtccagtgtttttattttttgaaagcagaaaacaagaattcaaatcaaacatgttttcagaattctaatcttttgaaaataaaaacaattttcagaaaatgaaaacaagaaatgaaaacaaaaaataaaaatacaaaccaaacgtaccctaaaatttataaaataatgaaagttgagtaataaaatttacaattaagcCCTTGTATTAATAGAGAGAagagttaataataaaaaaaagcaagatGTACATTAAGATAGGTATAAGGTGGGGGTTGGATGGTTAAAGAAGAAGGGAAAAATGAAATGTTACGGGTTCAATTTCTtagctaacaaaaattaacactaCTATCAATTAACATTTAtcgatgaaaaaaattaagatattataGCCCAATAGAATCCAAAAGggacttaaattaaaaaaaaatgtccctCTAGTCAAGGAAATGAAAGTCCTCGTAGAGCACCAAAACTATACTGTCTATAAGCCATCCCAAAGGTTGAGAGCACTATGATGAGAAGAATGTGTTCTCTTTCATAATGACAaatgaaagggaaaaagaatGATCTTAAAGATAACACAAAATGTTGCCCTTTTCCCTCCTATTAATTACATTTCAATTccattaaactaattttttcttcttctttttgtgtGCTAAACTATGCTAGTAGTCTTAAAATTTACCACCAAACACATAGATCAACTAGTAAGAGTTGTTCCAACTTAACTCGACATTTCTATACAAACAACAAATAtcatcaaatttcaaataattaggATACCACTAAAAAAATGGTAGTACTATCAAGTCAACATTAATTTTATCgggttcatatttttttatcccttgactttttttgaatttcacttttattccctaaataatatatattgactGATTTTAGCCCTTATACtttttccattaaaattttcttatctttatcatcAAGTATCATCGTTAAGTGATGACATAAAAGTCACATTAACGAAGGAGGATCTAATCATTAAGTGATAACATAATATTCACGTGTAAATTTGGTAAATTAGATTTTTagtctatcattttttttcgtaAAATTCACTTTAAGTCTCTCAACATTATTCAATTTTAGTCTTCCATCTTTTCATGAAATTCACTtctaattctttaattaatattttttaaccaatcaTAATCACTTAAATATGTTTGTCATTATGTTTAGCTCTACCATCAAATAtctaaattaaatgataatgtcACACATGGATTCCAATTAAGCTATTAGTTTGACATAACACTCatataataaaatgttattgGTTTGAGATATTTTCTAATCGaagaggatatatatatatatatatattttgcaatGTAAAACTGGTTCATATCTACAAATTCCATCTTCAaactttaaaaagtaaattctTATAGAGAAGAGACAAAATTCACATGTGTGTTTAAGATTTAAGGAAcaaattcttttatataaaaatacaggAACTTTCATCACATTGACCGacaatataataactaaaaccaTGTTTTCCCAAATCTTATTAATATAACTATGCACTATGCTAATAATTTCTcaccatatatatatactagTTTCTTTTACCCGCGCAATGGAGTTGaagttctttcaaaaaaaaaaaataataagtgacGGATTCTAATACTCATAGAAAATTTTCAATCTTTTGTAACACAATCAAAATCATGTTTCTTGTCACAACTTGTAATGACTAACTACATATACTATTCGAGTGTAATgggtttattttcaatatactttcatttttttttcttttacaatttttttatagtctgaatgaaagaaaaagtgCTAAAAAGTAGtcagaattttcattttttcataccaaatccaaatttaagaa is a genomic window containing:
- the LOC100808581 gene encoding hydroquinone glucosyltransferase, encoding MRTHLVVVSVPVISHQIAISEFCKRLLQLHPTIRITFIIPVLESLPNASKSIIVSLSALDIETITLPPVNLPQEITVPALKLPLAMSLSLPSIHDALKSITSTSHVVAIVADYFAYELLPFAKELKILSYVFFPTAATIISLCLHSSTLHETISCEYKELQEPIKIPGCIPIHGRDLPTSLQDRSSENYKHFLLRSKALRLADGILVNSFVELEARAFKAMMEESKSNPSVYMVGPIVKNVCDTTHNNNTNNNINGSHCLAWLDEQTPNSVVFVSFGSGGTISQHQMNELALGLEQSSQKFVWVVREPNDLPSANYFGGSSLGQDPLSFLPNEFMERTKGQGLVIPFWAPQVEILGHKAIGAFLTQCGWFSTLESVVNGVPIIVWPLFAEQRMIATILVDDLKVAIRPKANESGIVERCEVAKVVKSLLVGNEGMRIRNRMEVMQDAGASAIKNNGFSTTTLSQLATKWKNMGGCK